Below is a genomic region from Castanea sativa cultivar Marrone di Chiusa Pesio chromosome 2, ASM4071231v1.
AGGCCTCCAAAGCAGCCGCCAATGCAAAAATTTCGTAATCTTCACAAGTACTGTAGCCATGACCATCTTTGCATTCACACTCATATTTCCACTTGTTAACCTTTACATGTGTCCTCGTCTCCATTTCCACCATTGCAGGAACTTGAATTCCCATCCCCACCTGCAGCTTAGGTGGCTTGGCCCCATCAAGCACATGCCCCCTCGTTGAAATCATCGTGACCCACTTCTCTATTTCCATGTTTGGTGACTCAAACACTTGTTTCCATGGAATCTCTGCCCTCCCCAACAGCTGTGACCTTCCAATCTTTCCAAGAACTGGAACTTTGTTCCTCCACCGGAGCTCAAACACAACATTTTCTTGCTTTAGGTTGTCCATGGAGTCTTGGCTACCAACACAGTCCAAAGAGAAGGACTCGTTCCAAGAGAGGTCGGACTTGGAGGAGATTTCTCGGGTGTTGAGGCGAATTCTTTTGTTGTTTCCTGCAGAAAGATAGTATCTAACAAAGAAGGAACCGGTGGGCTTGAATTCCACGCTTTTTGCTTGTATGATTTTCAACTCACAGctaagagaagagaaaagatgaGGAGCACCCATTAAAAGagtaatagagagagagaaagagagacaggTAAGGCTCTGTGTTAGTGTTGTTGAAGCAAACTGTGTTTTGGGTTAATTAGATGCCTTGGCCTGTGGggatatatatactatatagtgATTGTATATTTGTATTATACTATTATTGCATATTGGAAGGAAAAGATGGTATTGCTTTGTCAGTAAACTACTAAACTGTAATCtgccttaaaaaattaaatgctttAGATGATTAGATCTACATGAAGAGGATCCTATGAGATTGCGTAAAAGATTTCTCTTGCAAGTTGCACCAGTGTTGGGCTACAATTTGATCGTCACATCCTGCACACCAGTGACTCCACTATAAGGAAACAATGTTTATTGGAACGCATGgatgcttaaaataataatgtttttcaCTGCTGGAAATAGTAGAAGCTTCTACCTATAATTACTATTTAATTTCTAGCTACCTACATAGAAATTAAGTAGTAATTATAGGAATACTATTTGAGGGTTGAGGAGTGTTAATTCAACCTaccaatcaaataaaaccaACCTAACCTAATGCCTTAAGTTATTGAATTTGAAAGTTTACTTTGAGTATTGGGTTGGATCAAGTTtgggttgataattttttcaacCCATATGATGACTCACCATATAcgtaagtttattttattatctttatttgaattttttttgagatgtgctacgtctacaacatttttacaacatttttacaacaaatcataggtggttagttgttattggttcaaatttgaacctaacactaagattacttttttgccccaataataacaaccagtaacatcctgccacttaggatttgttgtaaaaatgttgtaaaaatgttgtggacatatcatttctcattttttttagtttcatttattaaggtattttgaaaattatttttgaaaatttgaaatataatttaagtatattatatgatttttaatcatttgttgAACAAACATGATTATATAGTTAATGAAACCCAATTCTTTAACGAAACATGAAAACTAGAAGCACAACCTAACTACCGACTTAATTCAACTCAACCCACATGAGTAGTGTTGAATTGGTTTCTACACATGTGATGGGTTGAGAAATTTTCAGCCTAACAAGGTTTTTAAAATCAGAGCATTGAAAGAATTGTAAAATGGGTGGTTCAAGGTTTGAGATCAAGTCGAGGTTTAACCATATTAGGATCTTCTCCATTTGatatagatataattttatgattcagattaaatattaaaaatctaaatGAGTATTCAATGccacttaattttaaaattttaaactatgtAACACTCTCTGCATTGTCAGATCTaggaaataaaatcttaataataaaattatcttttttcatttcaagtGAATAACAATGATATCatagttaatataatattaattaaaattaataaataaactacaaaattagtgaccttgataataaaaaatatcaaatgaaatataaataaattcaaatgtataataacaatttatacataaaaaaacataaaaaagtataaataaaaataattctaattctaattttttttgagaatcctaAGTATTATAACACACACATGAGAAGATAGAATGAGATCTTAAAGAAATTGACAGTGGTATATATCTAGAAAGGCCTAATTATAATTAATCCATCAAGTACAAggcatgataaaaaaaaatttcaaaattttccaaaaatgattaattagaagacaaaaaaaaaaaaaatatatcatacaatgaaatctataaatacattttttttttgagaatccagaCCAAAGTGGCCCAACGAAAACTGGCAATACATtagttataataaaaattaaaatgaaagattatttaatttattgatatgtgccatattaattaaaaaaaatttgaacttgcACTTATCCCTTGATtatgtttaaatattttaattaaaataataataatatttccaATTTATTCTCCACTAGTTACATAGTTGAATTATGATCATCAATTTTTACACATGGATGGATGTTTATTTGAAATTGTAACCAtattaaacatttaaactcCCAAGTCCATCCATTATGATTTATGACCAAAGTCTAAACTCTCTACCTGCGTGTAGCTCAAAACTTACAAGGTTTGACCCACTCCTACAGTTGTGTGTATCAAAGGTTAAATCTCTGTGTCTACCGTTTATCCTCAAAAAAGGTTAAAGTTTTGtgtagttaaattttgtattattaagtggattataaatatttaagatagtaattagtatttagagtgtagattgtggagtgatttacctttatttttttgtatggtattttactttcaagaaataaagtgctggataattttttttttcacattatattcttttgcaaattttatattattaagtggattataaatatttaagatagtaattagtatttagagtatgGATAGTGaattaatttatctttatctttttttttttcctttttttatggtactttaatttcaagaaatcaaaatttcaagaaattaagtactgggtaattttttttcttttgtaaattttatattattaagtggattgtatatatttaagatagtaattagtatttagagtgtagatTATggagtaatttatttttatcttttctttttctttttgtatagtactttactttcaagactatggagtgatttatctttatctttattttttatttttctttttgtatggtactttactttgaATAAATCAAGTactgagtaaattttttttctacttatttttttcttttgtaaattttatattattaagttaattataaatttttaagatagtaattagtatttagagtgtggactgtggaattatctttctttatttttttttaaatttttgtatagtGCTTTACTCTCAAGAAATCAAATATTGggtaattttttctttcactttttttttcttttgtaaattttatattattaagtgaattatgaatatttaagatagtaattaatatttagaggGTGGACTATGGAGcgatttttctttattttttttaaattttttttgtatggtactttactttcaagactatggagtaatttatctttatctttattttttcattttcctttttgtatagtactttactttgaaaaaatcaagtactgggtaattttttttttcattttttttttgtaaattttatattattaagttaattataaatatttaagatagtaattagtatttaaagtgTAGACTGTggaattatttttctttattattatttttttaaattttgtacgGTACTttgctttcaagaaatcaagtatcgggtaaatttttctttcactttttttcttttgtaaattttatattattaagtgaattatgaatatttaagatagtaattagtatttagaatgtggactatggagtgatttttcttttttgtttttgtttttctttttgtatggtactttactttcaagaaattaagtactgaatttttttttcttttgcaaattttaaattattaagtggattataaatatttaagataattattagtatttaaaGTGTCGATTGTGGAAtgatttatcattattttttttttctttttctttttgtatagtactttaattactttcaagaaatcgagtattgggtaattttttttataaattttatattattaattggattaaaaagatagttattagtatttagagtgtggattGTAGAAtgattatctttattttttttatttttctttttatatggtactttactttcaagaaatcaagtattgagtaatttttttttttcactttttttctttataaatcttatattattaagtggattataaatatttaagataataattagtatttagagtgtggactatggagtgatttatctttatttttttttgtctttatctttttgtatggtactttactttcaagaaatcaagtattggatattttttttttttcactttttgtcttttgtaaattttatattattaagtggattattattatttaagatagtaattagtttttagagtgtggactgtggagtgatttatctttatcttttcgtttttttttttttttgtatggtacttacTTTCAAGTAATCAAAtactgggtaaatttttttttccacatttttttgtttgtaaattttattattattattaagtagattataaatttttaagataGTAGTTAGTTTTTAGAGTATGGaccgtggagtgatttatcatttttttttgtattgtactttactttcaagaaatcaagtattgggtaaattattatttttttacttttgtaaattttttattatgaagtggattataaatatttaagatagtaattagtatttagagtgtgaactgtagagtgatttatctttagctttcttttatcttttgtatggtactttattttcaagaaatcaggtactgagtaaatttttttttcacttttttttcttttgtaaattgtaaattattaagtggattataaatatttaagatagtaattagtatttagagtgtggattgtggagtgatttatctttatcttttttttttctttttctttttgtatggtactctactttcaagaaatcaagtactgggtaaatttttttttcaattttttttcttttgtaaattttatatttttaagtggattataaatatttaagataacaattattatttagagtgtggatcgacggtggagtgatttatctttatatttttttaatcccttttgtatggtactttattttcaagaattcaagtattgggtaaattctatataaaaaaaaagtactgggtaaaatatttttttcacaataaatggGTATTAGCATCAAGTCATAACAAATATGTTGCTGTCAAGAAGCTAAACAATATGGCGAGGGAAGTTGAGAGGGAATTTAAAACCGAAGTGATTGTGATTGGCCAAAAACTGGCCAAtctcaaaaataacaaaaaagggggtaataaataacaaaaactagctttgaaaaaaaaaaattaaggtgttgaaaaaaaaaaaaagcttctttAGTTTCTAAACGAAAGTAACAACACCAATACCACAAAGGCAAGGACATTGTAAGGTCGCAATTTGTACCAAAGCCTAATAGTAGAAAGGGtacaggcccaaagagcccaatacaataaatttatagagagtagGTTCTAAATCTAGTTGCTTATGGGCTTAATTAACAATGGTAATGGCTCAAGATCATAAAACAATATTGATGGACAAGTTTATTGATACAAAAccgtcctcggactcaagccgaggagctatttcttctacttctttcttcttaagggaagattacaaaaatatctagtctacagtgttttctctatttctttccGATCCCCTTTCCTGAAtgtctccccccccccccttttatatcatccttctTCCTCTCTACATTCTCCACGTATGGATTAGATTACTGGTTTGGATACTTGCCTCATCAGCCCTCCTCTGAAGTCTTTGgaaatagctgtaaggctaaacTTTGATGCTCAgacatcacttcctcattaattaATGCCGTCAGTGGGTTAGCTGcaaagcatttaatgcggtggtagcagctttatcttggatatttcATAGTCCTTCTTCCTATCCTGTACGTCCACCATGCATATCCTTACTTACAGGATCTCCCAGAACATTGCTTTTGCATATCGGGCAACACTTTCCTACCTCTGCTTTATTTGGCCGAGGAAGGATTCCTCTTCAGACCACCTTCCAGGATGACCTTGATCAGATTTTACCTTTTTACTCACCAACACAGCCTCTTGGGTCGATATTTCCCCATCCTCGGACCATttaatgtcctcggattgggcctctgGCCCAATCAGCACATACACATGTAATATTGGATTTATCGTCCCTACAAACATCATTCTCTATCCTCCTCGAGTGTTCTGAGCAGGGACTGGAGAGAGAGGCCATAGGCTGTGGAGCATAGAGAATAATGCTTTGGTTGAGAACCTCACTGGAGGAGAAGGTGAGGGTTGGGGAAAGGAACAAGaaaggagagaagaaaaaaaaaatgaaagagagagaaaaggaagtTAAGGAAGAAGGGTGAATATTGGGGCATTTCTAAAGTGACAATGTGATCCattaataaaagagaaagagcaagtaaaataaatgaaaatttttggcTAAacctcacaaatttttttataagttattgttgtgaccaaattttttattgatttttatggCCAACCACtagcatttttctaaataagCTAAATGATTAACATATATTAAGCATGAGTAATGctataaacacaaaatttttacacaaagttgatgtgacaaattttaattgattctCATTTGagctcattttttttacttactaataatcactcacAATATCaactatttgtaaaaaaaaaaaataaattgtttgtagctctagcatttttaattaaacattGATGCCAATTTCCTCAACAAATCTATTGAATTCATCAAAGCCTTGAGAAGTGAGGATGAATTTTTAGCCTTCTAAAAATCTGCTCACTTTTGCAAAGTCCTTTACAGACACCTTTAGCGATGTTATTTTCTCACATATCATCAATTGGAAAATTCTGTAATTTATAATCTAATTAAACATGCGAAACATATTAATGATTAAATAGTGTGGATGGAAGATCTTCCTCCACATATTTATGGTGTTAAATCTAACTAAACTTGtgttacttttttacttaccaatattTTTATACACTGAGTATgacaacttattttttttaaactttttttcaaattacaaatataCTTTAATCCACTTTCAACAAAATTTCGAATAAGCCGTTCACAATTGAAATCTACCGCTCATTGAGGTTTCTTCTTCACATTATTGTCAGTGTGGTAGCTTTGTTTTGTACAAAGACTATCTATATATTTCGGGTATTATTTCATTGAAACCTACTGCATCtacttcatctctttcacgtTTTTGCAAAGCCTCTGGAATTTTGAAATACTTTCTTTTCAATCTCAGCTCTCCTCTTCTTAGTCTGCACAACTTGCAaagtcttttttattataattccTTGGCTGTAACACAACTGCTCTCATTTTACCTACAAATAATTTATGAACTCAATTAATCCCTCAAGTTGAAGTTAATGTTGTTCAGCTGATATTTATGAATAcaactttttgatttttgttccCTTCACTTTAAGTACAAATAGTAATTATAGTTTCTAGCTATTGCTACTGCCATGTTGTTGAATACCACTATGGTAGCATCATCATATTGATGATGGTGAGTGTGGCAGTAGAGATGGAGGCTAAAAATGAGAAAACAAAAGCACCGCTCAACAAAactactcttcttcttctttattgttattattattatttagaatacCACTGTGGCATTATAAATACACATAACAAGCCTCAtgtttgcttcttctttttcttttttctttttttttttataaaaattattattattagagtaTCATTTAAGTACATGAACATCAATTGtctactattatcaataaattgacATTTTAGTTAGAAATTAGCATATTAAATGAGATATGAACTTCttctcaatttttaaaatgtttttaataaatgataTAAATTTTGACTAATGaatattcaaataaataaatttatatatatttaaatgaataaaattagCGGTAAACATGAAACAGTATACCTCAGTATCAATTGGTATCAATATATTTCGTCTTACTAATCAAACCGAAACAACCTTCGGCATAGTATTGACTCCATTTACATTATCTCATAGTGGTTTTTCCATTTGAAAATGTTATCCATTAGTTTACCACTTTACTTCcatatttttctcttattttgttacttatattgttttcttttaggGCATTTTTTAATAAGCcatgttagaatttttttttttatacaacttttatggacaatataaaaatatgtaaaaaaaaaatcaggtacttttttttcccataaaaagtttctaaaaatattttttaaaccaatgtTCTTAAATTATCCTTTAACCTTTCCATATTTATAGTGTAAATTGGGGTCTTTAatctaggaaaaaaataaaaagaaggaaagtgGGAGAAAATAAAGATCTAAGTTAGTGGTAGCCTTgtaggaaaagagagaaaatttacaaacaaactattttacataaTTGTATACAGctcaaaaaataaccaaaattgtGAATTGATCATATTTTGAGAAACGTGAATGGTCagattaaccttttttttttttttttttttcatactttgCTAGATTGGAGTTTTGCCTTACAGAATTTTTCATGTCTTTCTCTTCCTGATTTGATTTGACCATTGTAATATGAGATCTTGATTGTATATCCCATAGTACGTCCCTAGTGCACATGGGTTTGTTTTGTGATTTCAATAGAAGTTTCGTTATTTATCCtgcaataagaaaaaataaaaggaaaaaagagaggagaatcTGACTTGAGAGTTGAAGTATGAAGTATTGGTGGCCAAACACCATACTAGTATTCTAGACTTTCACTTTTTTGCTTTTGCAAATATCTCCGTGATTTTGGAATTGTACGTAATCAATtgaatatgcttttttttttttttggagaaataatTGAATATGCATTTAAGTCTAATATACAAAATCATGGGCCATGTTTGTATTCCTATAGTTAAAAGTGATATAGTATATATCTTATTATAATAATTCTATTaaatattgttgttttaacTTTGAATACTTCATGTATCTCAATGATATACTTTATATGAGTTTggcttaagttttttttttttttttttttgagaatcaacatCAATCACTTTTATTAAGAATTTGCAAAATCTAAACTAACAAGCTGCTCTATGTCAAATGGAACATGATCCATCCATactaataaaggaaaagaaacaatagCTCTCTTAACCAAAGTATGGGCTACACAATTACCCTACCGCCTAGTATGAGAGAAAGAATAGGTTCTAAGCGAACCCACAATAGACAAAGTGTCTTTGATAATCTGACCAATAGACGGGTGGCCCCAATCCACTTTCCGCAATGCCCTGCACACCACCTCTGAGTCCCCCTCAAATTCAGACAAAGAAATACCCAGttcaacaataaatttcacagccCTTCTTGCAGCTAAGGCTTCTAACATCTCCAATGATCCCGGGTAAGTGATTTTTTCAGCAAGGGCCGCAATTACCTCCCCCTTAGCATCTCGAACTACGACTCCGATACCTGCCTCCCTCGACTCACTGAACACAGCCCCATCATAATTTGTTTTGTACAACTCACCCAAAGGAGGTCTCCATTTCACACTGCCCCTGGAAGGTTTTGGCGTGGTCATCTGAAGCTTCGACTGAAATTCCGAGAGATGCAATTTCGCCGCTTGAAATATTTTGTCAAATGCCAACCCCTTCTCATTCAGTCTCAACCGATTTCTGTGATTCCAAATAAACCAAGCCACAACTGCAAACAACTCGAGATTGCCTGTCCTCTGCCCAACCAAGTCAACTACCTCCTGCACATCTTGGATTAGAGGGTGCTCTGTTCGGATCCAGCTGAAACAGGGGTTCCAAATATGGTGAAGCAACTCACAACTCCAAATGGCATGAAATGTATTTTCCTGTGCCAAAAGGCAAGCACTGCATTTGGCATCATCTAGTATCTTCCTCCTCTTCAAATTTTCCTTAGTTGGTAAAGCATTTGAACAAGCTCGCCATaggaataattttattttatttggaatgCGTAGTCTCCGAATACGTCTCCAAAAAATATCCTGCTTCAAACTATCCGAACTTGATGCATCACTATCATTTTCTTCCTCACAAAGAAGCTTGTAACCTGTTTTGATTGAGTACTCACCACTATTACAAGCCGGCCATATTAAACAATCATTCTGGACTGTCCAGCACAATGGGATGGTGTTTATACGGTTAGCCTCAAAACTCAAGAAATGTTGTTGTAACATGTTCTGATTCCAGGTCCTTGTGTCCAGGTTAATGAGAGCAGCAACTTGGGCACCTTCCAATGCATGCACATGTGGAGATACCACTTTGGCAGAACCCCTCCCAGGCAGCcaattttcattataaatatttatgctTTTACCATCCCCTATCCTCCATCTCATACCCATCGAAATCACCTTCCTGGCTTTGAGGATACTTTGCCAGGCATATGACCCTCCCGCTACTTGAGCTTCAAAAATCGACCCCCTTGGAAAATATTTGGCTTTGAAAACCTAGGAAAATAGGGAATTTTGGTCCCTTAGAAGTCTCCAAACATGTTTTGCCAACATTGCATCGTTAAATTTTCCCAAGTCTTTGAAACCCATCCCACCTTTGGACTTAAGCTTGCATAGAACCTCCCATTTTTTTCAGTGAATTTTCCTTTGCTCCCCCTTTTGGCCCCAAAAGAATTTCCGGATTAACGCTTCAATTTCATCACAAAGGCCCCCAGGTAATTTGAAAAAACTCATTGCAAAAGTGGGAATTGCTTGCACCACCGCTTTGAGCAAAATCTCTCTACTCACTTGGGAGAAAAGCTTCTCTTTCCACCCTTGGAGTTTGCTCCAtactctttcttttatatagttgaggccttctttctttttccttcccACTACTGCTGGTAAGCCAAGgtatttttcatattcttttacCTCAGGTACCTCCAAATAATTGGAATTTTGGGTCTTGGAGTCTTCTCTTACAGCTTTACTGAAGAAAATGGTTATCTTCTCCCGGTTTAGCTTTTGACCTAATGCTTTCTTATACAATGacagaatattttgaataacCTGTAAGTCTGAC
It encodes:
- the LOC142625486 gene encoding uncharacterized protein LOC142625486 — its product is MGAPHLFSSLSCELKIIQAKSVEFKPTGSFFVRYYLSAGNNKRIRLNTREISSKSDLSWNESFSLDCVGSQDSMDNLKQENVVFELRWRNKVPVLGKIGRSQLLGRAEIPWKQVFESPNMEIEKWVTMISTRGHVLDGAKPPKLQVGMGIQVPAMVEMETRTHVKVNKWKYECECKDGHGYSTCEDYEIFALAAALEAF